CACACCCAGAAACCTGGCAATCAGCATGTTCCCTCCTTCGTAAGTCCCCAGGTTCCCCGGGTTGAGCACGCCGAGAAGGTTAATGATCTTGGTGAGGCCCTCGACCACGAAGGCGCCGACCGCCGCGACGTGCGTTCCCATGAAGCGCAGGATCAGAAACACTTCCAACACCGCCAGCGCGTGCCACAAGAAATTCAGGGCCAGGCCCTTGGCAAAGGCGGCGGGCGCAACGCGATAAAACGTCAGGAGGTTGTGTTCGGCTGAATCGATGATCGGTTGCCGGGCGCTGACC
This region of Terriglobales bacterium genomic DNA includes:
- a CDS encoding lysylphosphatidylglycerol synthase domain-containing protein: VSARQPIIDSAEHNLLTFYRVAPAAFAKGLALNFLWHALAVLEVFLILRFMGTHVAAVGAFVVEGLTKIINLLGVLNPGNLGTYEGGNMLIARFLGVPATTGLTLALCRRARSIFWAVIGAVCMIVMRKPRELSQSAAAE